One Candidatus Thioglobus autotrophicus genomic window, TGGCCACTAAAGATTACATTGAAAAAAATGGTGTTTTTAACGGGGTTGTTATCGGACTATCTGGCGGCATTGATTCTGCACTTACGCTAGCTATTGCTGCAGATGCCATTGGCCCTGAAAATATTAAAGCCATTATGATGCCTTACACCTACACATCAAATATGAGCCTAGAAGATGCTAAAGCGCAAGCTAGCACTATGAATATTGATTATCAAGAAATCAGCATTCACACTATGGTTGAGAGTTTTAATACTCAATTAAGTGGTGTTTTTAGCGGCATGCAAGCTGATACCACTGAAGAGAACTTACAAGCTCGAGTGCGTGGAACCCTACTGATGGCTGTCTCCAACAAACTCGAAAAAATTGTTTTAACCACCGGCAACAAATCAGAAATGGCTGTGGGTTATGCTACTTTATATGGCGATATGTCAGGTGGATTTGCGCCACTTAAAGATGTGTCAAAAACTATGGTTTACCGTTTGGCAAAATACCGAAATACCCAATCCTATATCATTCCTGGTCGGGTGATTGATCGTGAGCCTTCTGCAGAGCTTGCCCCTGATCAAGTTGATCAAGACTCTTTGCCACCATACGATGAACTAGATGCGATTCTTGAGCTGTTTATCGAGCAAAGACTTTCGGTTAAAGAGATTGTTAAACAAGGCTTTAACCAGCAAATCGTAGAGCGTATTAGCCGACTGGTGCTTAATAATGAATATAAACGCAGACAAAGCGCTCCGGGGCCAAAAATTAGCCAAAATGCATTTGGTAAAGAGCGTCGCTACCCTATGACCTCAAAATTTAAACCTTAAGAGAACACCTTTAAAATTCCTTGTGCTTTATGCGTCGTTTCTTCTAGTTCGCGATCAGCATTAGAATCAAACACAATACCTGCACCCGCTCTAAAGCTTAAGTCTTTCTGTTGTTTAATGAGTGTGCGAATTAAGATGTTGAAATCCATCTTACCATTATTACTAATATAGCCTAATGAGCCTGTATAAGCCTCTCGAGGCTCTTGCTCTAGTTCAGAAATAATCTGCATACAACGAATCTTGGGGCACCCAGTAATAGTTCCTCCTGGGAACAACGCCTCTACCAAATGCTTAATATTAACCAAAGGCTTTAGCCTACCCTGAATATTGGAAACAATATGATGTACATACGGATAGGTTTCTAAAACCATAACTTCATTCACCTCAATTGAGCCATACTCACATACCCTACCCAAATCATTACGCTCCAAATCAAGTAGCATAATATGCTCAGCTTGTTCCTTAGGATGGTTAATCAAACGCTGCTTCAGTAGCTCATCATCCTGCGCTCCTGTTCCTCTAGGATGCGTCCCTGCAATAGGACGGGTTTCAACCTTTTTGCCATCCACACTAAACAAGCGCTCAGGCGATGAAGAAATAATGCTAAAGTTTTGAAATTGAGCGAGTGCTGAAAATGGTGCTGGATTAGACTGCTTTAAAGCCTTATAGAGTTGTGTGGCAGAACAATCATTCTCGAGAGTATATTGCCAGGCACGCGATAAGTTCACTTGAAAAACATCGCCCGCTTCAATATAGCGCTTAATTTTGTCAACACCGGATAAAAACTTGACGT contains:
- a CDS encoding aminodeoxychorismate synthase component I, which translates into the protein MKVLEIPNFSLDALCQLNAQRYPFLLESVNHNGNNRYSILFAHPQQELVLENLTDFNFLDAFSSQVVNETTQFSHLPFTGGWFVYLSYELVGQIEPTLAKDMHDSNLPIAVAVKIPSAIIVDHQLDKTYLLDEQGEQLRIDQLLADIKQVKLEENLPDFAGLLSCEADVKFLSGVDKIKRYIEAGDVFQVNLSRAWQYTLENDCSATQLYKALKQSNPAPFSALAQFQNFSIISSSPERLFSVDGKKVETRPIAGTHPRGTGAQDDELLKQRLINHPKEQAEHIMLLDLERNDLGRVCEYGSIEVNEVMVLETYPYVHHIVSNIQGRLKPLVNIKHLVEALFPGGTITGCPKIRCMQIISELEQEPREAYTGSLGYISNNGKMDFNILIRTLIKQQKDLSFRAGAGIVFDSNADRELEETTHKAQGILKVFS